One Sphingobium sp. Z007 genomic window, AGAACGGCATTATTTATAGCGCAGCGGCCGGCAGCGGGCAAGTTGATCGTCGCGCCGGCAAACCCCGTAGTCTCCCGCACTACGCAAGAATGGCAGATTTCCGCGCTTTTCTCGCACCCCCCGGCACGTACTACGCCGTAGTCTCCCTCGTTTCCGCGCTAAACCGTTGTGAAACAACGGAAACCATGCACCTTCAGGTGCGTAGGGTGTGCATATCCTAAGAGACCGATTTCTGGTCCCGGGGCAATCTGATGATGGTCGGAGGGGTGTCCGTTACCGGGTCCGGCTGGGCAAAGGTCCGCCGTCAGGCGGAAGCGAGACTCGAGTCCGAGCGAAGCGGCCGTCTCCGGTGTGCGGGTCGTTCAGACCCCATCCCCGGCCGCGCTTGGGCGCAGCCCGGAAGCGCGGATCAATGGCGGCCTTGGGCGCCATTGATCAGGCGAGGATCGTGACCCGGACGGGCGGAGACAAGGCGCATGCCTTGGCTCCGTGAGCTTGGTCGGCGGCGTCCCGCTAGGGACGGCGGCGGCCTTAGCGAATAGAGCCGTCATCGGGCGGTAGCCCGATGCGCCCCACCTACGAAAACTTCTTCTTCCGGCAAAATGCCCCGGCAGCTATGCTCACCATGTTCATAGCCCGATTAGCCTTCAAAAGAGGCACCTATGGCAAAGACACTGGAACAGGAGCGAGCAGCGTTCGAAGAGGATGCACGGCGGTTGGAAGAGCGACGCAGAAAGCTCGAAGAGCGCGAGCGTGAGCAGGCCATATCTGCGCTGGAAAAAGCGGGCCTGCTGAAGCTCGAAATCAAGCGTCTGACCAGCCTTGCAGAGCGCATCAGGACACTCGGGATCAACGAGATCGAAAAGCGTTTGGCTGCGTAAAGCGAGTCCGCCGCGGCAGCGCCGCGGCACGGGCATGGGGGGCTCGATGCCCCTCATGTCCGTACATCTCCCAGCAAAAAAAGGGAGAGGCGGCGCGCGCCCCTCCCCCCGGCATTGTCCTCAGAACTCGTCGAGTATCCCGCCCGGCGCCGTGTAGACGACCCGGTCGATCATCGGCTGGTTCAGCGCGCCATAATCGCCTTCATCGATAGTCAGGTAGCCAAGCTCGGGATCGTCGACGACGTGCTGGTCGAAGTAGCTGTGAAGCGCCCGGCGCTCGGCGTTGGTGACCGCTGCGAAGTAGGCGGCATTGTCGGCGGTGATTGCGTTCGTGATGATCTGCATGATGTGCTCCTGTCTGTCTTGAATGACAGGGGAAGGCGCGTCGGGCGGGCGAGGCCGGGTCAAGGATCGCGAAGCGACCGCGAAGCGGCGGTGGGGGTCACGATTTTCTTCGGCGGCCACCGGACGGCGAAGATGAAGCACGTCGCTCGACCCGCCGAAGAAAATGGTGGGGCCCCGCCGTCCTTGAGGCGGCCTCGCTCGGCTGACAGAATAGGAAGACTGTGAGAGATTTTCCCTCTCGTCGGGAGACCTGCGGCAAGGCGTAGCGACGTGCGGACCGACGGGTCCGCGCGGTCAGGGATGCCTGCCGCAGTGGCAGCAATGTTCCTCGATACCGGTAAGGGAACAGTAGCCCGGCCCGAAACCCGCCTCTGCCTCATCGTCCGCGAAGTAGCCGTGATATTTTGCGATACCGACAGCTTGGTCGCGCATGGTCGGATCGAGCGTGGCGAGAAGGGCATCGCAGGCTTCGGAGAATCGGCGGGCATAGAGTTCGTAGGATGCGCCGCCAGTCGTTTTGGCCGTGTCGCCGGCGAGCCGTTCGGCGTCGGCCCGGAACTGCGTGAGTGCGGCGTGCTCGTCCTCATCGCCTATATCGATGTCGAGGTCTTCGTCCGGAATGTCCGGCACATGATCGGCATGGACCTGATAGAAGGTTCCGCAGTTAGAGCAGACGGCGCGGTCCTCGACGAAATCATAGTGTTCGGGATCGTAGGACGTCGCGCAGTGCGGGCAGATGGGTCCGCTGAACAGCTTGCGGAGAGATTCGCTGAGATCGTGCATTTAAGCCTCCATCGATCATTGGTTTGCGATCCCCATCTCGTTTTGATGAGGATGGCCTCATCGGGACGCGGTGTTGAGGCAGTCAGGGACGGCGACGCCGCCGCGTAGCGGGCAGCGGGGGAACCGATTTTGTGGTCGTGAAGCGCAGCGGAACGGCGGCAAAATTGGGGGGACCGGTGATCCTTGACGGCCGAGGAACACCCAGCGTCATGCTTTGGCGATGAAGCTTTGTCTGATGCCGAGATGTGAGAGCGCACGGCTTTGCCCCCGAACCCTTTCAAGGCGTTCGGGGTTAACAGCAAAGCTCATTCCAGCACGGAGGAACGGTCGCCGCCAGGGTGAGGCGCTGGATTGGTTCGCCCGGGGGACTGCCGCCATATGGTGACTTTCCGGGTGATGACGGCTGGATCGTGCTCGAAGATGCGCGCAAGATGGTCCAAGGGAAACGGACAGACGCGCGCCTCGAAGCCATCCGACAGCATCCCATCGAGATCGCCGTCACAGTCCAAAAGCGGGGCATTCAGGTGGCGGGCCTCGGTCCGTAGCAGCACGAGAAACCCATCGAGGTGATCGGGCCGGACGGTGGCGCAAAGCGCGCAGGTGTCGTCGGCGTCGGTAACGATGCTGAATGTGGTCATCTTGGACTCCTTTTGAGTTCAATCAGCACCGGCCTCCTCCCCTCTCTTGGCCCGCGGTTCCGCCACCGAGCAGCAGTTGCAGGACGCACGATTTCGCCCGCCGCCATCTGCACGGACCGGCCAATTTCGCGGCACGGCCCGCCCATTTCGGGAAGGTGGTTGGCAGCGTCGAAGGCAGACTCGAACCGTCGTGCCTTGGTGTAGCGGCGTGTCTGTGATAGGCGGCCGATTGCGCTGCGAAGGCCGTGGCGCCGGGACTGGTAATCCCGTCGAGAAGGCAACTCGGTGTGGTTTTCACGCCGGGGTGCCTGCGCATATGTCCAGGTGCCTCGGCACTAAAAGCGTAGGCGCATGTCTCGACGTGTTACCAGCCCCGGCTCCCGCGCCCTGGCGCGGGAGTTGTTTGGCGAAGAGCGCTCCAACATGCTCCCTGAATGGCCGCGCTCCGGGTGGCGATATGGACCTCTACGAAAAGGAGCCGGCGGTGACGCAGGCGCTGGCCTTGGCGCTGATGCGTCAGGCCCTCGAATATCTCGCGGCGATCAAGGAGGAGGACGCTTCGCGCCATCTTCAGTGCGCCGTCGATGCGCTCTTGAAGCCCAAATTCGTGCGACCGGCTTGAGTCCAAGCGGTCAAAAAAAGGGCGCGCCGCACATGGCGACGCGCCCTCCTTCGCGAACCGAAAAAGGCGGAGGCTATGCCCATTCCAGTCGGGAAGTGTCATCGGTATCGGCAGTCGCCAAAAGGCGGTCGAGCCGATCGAGATAATGCGATACGCCGTGCTCGGCCGCTTGCCGGCGGACGGCCGGATTGGCGATCCGGGCACGGGCGGTATCGATCGGAATCTCGCCAACGCTGTCGGGCCGAAACCCGAGTCCTTCGAGCAGCGCATAGGCATTGCCGTTCGCGAGGTTGAATTCGAGGCCGAGGTCCGATGTGAACGCGACGGCCATCGCGATCGAGCCCGGCTCTTCGCGTCGGTAGATGCTGACCCGGCGGCATCGGAACTGCGCTTCTTCAAGGACCGCGATGGCATCGGTTTGGAAATCGAAGACGCGAGCGACCGCGGCGAGCGCCAGTGGGCATATGCGCGCCTCGAAACGATAAGAGAGGAAGTCGTCGGGATCGAGCAGAGCCGTCCCGAGGCGTTCGCCCTGCTCCCGCAGAAGCGTTCGGAAAGCGGCGAGCTGACGCGCGTTGATGGCGGCTGTCGGACGCGGCTGATCGTCGGCGGCCGTGGCGATGCGGAACGTGATGGACATCCTGTCCTCCCCTGTTGAACCGCCATTCCTCTCCCCCTCCCCTTTGGCCGCACCGCGGGCCGATGCTTGAAGTCTTCGATGCGAGCGCGCAGGCGCTCAGTCCCCGCGGCGCGAAGGGGCTCGATGCCCCTGAGCGCCGCCCTCCGACGCAAGAAAAGGGAAGAGGCTCCGGCCGGAGCCGGAGCCTCTCCCGAAGCGCTCACGCGCTGCGCTGCGCGCGCTGGTGGGCGAGCCGCACGATGTGGAGCGGGATGCCTGCCTGCCGGAGCTTCTGTGCGAGGTTCTGCTGGATGCCCGAGCCTTCGCAGACGACCGCTTCGACAGGCTTGAGGTTGAGGATGCGATCGTTGCGGACGAAGGCGGCGCGGTTGCCTTGGCTGCGATCGAGGCGGAACTGGATGACCTTGACGCCGCGCGATGCCGCCCAAGCGTGTGCGACGGCATCACAGCCCTTCGCCTGCGCGGTGGTCGCGAGGATCATCTCCGGGATGCGGGCCTTGATACGGTCGAGGCCGTCCCAAAGCAGGTCGCTGTCCTCCCAGACCTGACCGCCGGAGAACGCAACCACCGGACCCTCGGGCGCGAACTGCTCGCGGCGTTCCCGCGCGCGCGATGCAAGGAAGTCGCGGGCGTCGATCATCGATGCGTTGAGGGCGCTCGAGACACGGCTTCCCCGGACCGGCGAGAAGGGCCTGCCCGTTTCGACGCGATAGACCTCGGCGGCGTGGTCGCGCATGCACTCCATCGCCTCGCGGCATCCTTGCAGGGTTTGGCAGAGAAGCTGGGTATCCTCCAGTTCGGTCGCGTAGATCTCCGAGGGGTCGTAGCTGCGCGCGAGATCGCCGAGCTTCTTGGCGGCGTCGTCCTCGCGGCCTTCGATCCGCTTCGCCACGACGTGGAAGCTGTTGGCGAAACCCCATGCGAGATCGTTCGCGAACGGCTCCATGCGAGTATCGCGCAGAACGTCGAACATCGTTTGCAACATCATCTCGACGGCGGCCCGCACCTGCTCGGGATCGGGCATGTCGAGCGCTTCGGGTGCCTCGACGACGCTGAGCTTCGCCATCTCGCTATGCTCGATGAACGCTCCCTCATAGGTCTGCGTCAGGTCTTCGTTCTCGCGCGATGCGGCGATGAAGCTGGCAAGATCGGCGAAGTTGTTGAAAGAAGTCATAAAAGCCTCCGAACAAGTCGATCTCTCATCCGGGATTGGATGAAAGATGAAATCTCATCGGATGGGCCGGCGGGACTTTGTCAGGGACGCGGGGCTTGTCCCCGCGCCGCGAAGCGGGGCGTGGGGGAGCCGATTTTCTTGGGTCCGTAAGCGAAGCGAAGCGCAGTGTCGGGCCCGGGAAAATTGGGGGCACCGCGCATCCTTGAGAAAGGCCCAGAGGCCCATCACACTATGGCGATGAAGCTTGTCTGATACCGAGATGTTAGAGAGAGAATGATTTGCCCCGGCCGCGTCAGCGGGCGGGTTAACAGCAAATCGCTCCAGCCTTCCCAGGCGAGAAAAGTTGCGCCAATCCCTCGCAAGGTGATCGTAACCCGGAGGGCGGAGACCCGCCTCGCGGGGCTCCGGGAGCCGCAGGCGAGTAGAGCGCCGGTCCCGCCGGAAGGGCGGGATGCGCCAAAGGTTGCGAGGCCGGTTCAGCACGGCTCTTCAAATGTTGGTCGCGCCGTCGGTGCTGATCTGACAGAAATGCGGCTATGAGAAACAGTCCCTTTGGAATGCCTGAAAGCGCCGTCGATCGCTTGATCCGCGAAGAACGCGAACGCACGAAACTCTATCGTGACGTGCTGGGCGGAGGTGTCATTGGAGAAGCCCTTCGCCAGGTGAATGACCGCCAGAAACTTCTGCGCGGGCTGGATTTCGACAAGCCGTATCGCGGCATTTTGGACACGCTTGAGCGCGATCGGACAGAGCGGGAGGCTTTCAAAGGGCAGATCAGCACCGCCTGGGCGCTTTCGGTGACCGAAACGGCCCGAAGCATCGCGGCGCGCAACACCGATCTGGTTGAGCAGCGGCGCCGATTGTCATCGACCGTGCTGGAGACCGTGCGGGCGTTCGACGTGAACCGAACGACGATCGGCACTGCGCTCGCGGCGGCGCGCGGCAGTGACGCCTATCGGCGCATGGTCTCGGAGCTGTTGCCGCGCGTCACCGGCTTCAGCGCGATCGCCGAGCGGATGCGGATGGTCGACATCATGACCCTTCGCGCCAGCGATGGGGTCATCCAGTCGGCGACGGCGCTTGCCGCCGAGATGGTGCTCGAGACGCAACGGATCGCGGAGGCGATCGCGGCCGCTCCGACGGACGATGAGAGCGTCGTGCTCTTTGGTGAGCTGTTTGAAAAGATAGCCGCG contains:
- a CDS encoding DUF2493 domain-containing protein, producing the protein MTSFNNFADLASFIAASRENEDLTQTYEGAFIEHSEMAKLSVVEAPEALDMPDPEQVRAAVEMMLQTMFDVLRDTRMEPFANDLAWGFANSFHVVAKRIEGREDDAAKKLGDLARSYDPSEIYATELEDTQLLCQTLQGCREAMECMRDHAAEVYRVETGRPFSPVRGSRVSSALNASMIDARDFLASRARERREQFAPEGPVVAFSGGQVWEDSDLLWDGLDRIKARIPEMILATTAQAKGCDAVAHAWAASRGVKVIQFRLDRSQGNRAAFVRNDRILNLKPVEAVVCEGSGIQQNLAQKLRQAGIPLHIVRLAHQRAQRSA